The Drosophila teissieri strain GT53w chromosome X, Prin_Dtei_1.1, whole genome shotgun sequence genome has a segment encoding these proteins:
- the LOC122624870 gene encoding uncharacterized protein LOC122624870 has translation MSANRVIPVWMRCLMPLLLANCIAANPSFEDLGRSPDLETKDSSVVDTMGIGMLDPTQPKQMSYQKPPLGYKDYDYYLGPRRMADPYAADNDLSATSAIKIHGEGNLASLNRPVNGIAHKPLPWYGDYSGKLLASAPPMYPSRSYDPYIRRYDRYDEQYHRNYPQYFEDMYMHRQRFDPYDSYSPRIPQYPEPYVMYPDRYPDAPPLRDYPKLRRGYIGESMAPIDSYSSSKYASSKQSDMNFPVRNERIVYYAHLPEIVRTPYDSGSPEDRNSAPYKQNKKKIKNIQRPLANNSTTYKMTL, from the exons ATGTCCGCGAATAGAGTCATCCCCGTTTGGATGCGCTGTCTgatgccactgctgctggccaactgcATTGCGGCGAATCCCAGTTTCGAGGACCTTGGCCGCAGTCCGGATCTGGAGACGAAGGACAGCAGCGTGGTGGACACTATGGGCATCGGCATGCTGGATCCCACGCAACCGAAGCAGATGAGTTACCAGAAGCCGCCCCTGGGCTACAAGGATTACGATTACTATCTGGGGCCTCGACGAATGGCGGATCCCTATGCGGCCGATAACGACCTTAGTGCCACCTCGGCCATTAAGATTCATGGCGAGGGGAATTTGGCTTCGCTGAACAGGCCGGTCAATGGCATCGCCCACAAGCCACTGCCCTGGTACGGCGATTACTCCGGCAAACTGCTGGCCAGTGCTCCGCCCATGTACCCATCCAGGTCCTACGATCCCTATATCCGCCGCTACGACAG ATACGATGAGCAATACCATAGGAATTACCCGCAGTACTTTGAGGACATGTACATGCACCGCCAGCGCTTCGATCCGTATGATAGCTACAGTCCCCGGATACCGCAGTACCCGGAACCCTACGTCATGTACCCCGACCGTTATCCGGATGCCCCGCCATTGAGGGACTATCCGAAGTTGCGCCGCGGATACATCGGCGAATCCATGGCGCCCATCGATTCCTATAGCAGCAGCAAGTACGCCTCTTCGAAACAATCCGATATGAATTTTCCAGTTCGTAACGAACGAATCGTATACTACGCCCACCTGCCGGAGATTGTGCGCACACCATATGACAGTGGATCGCCAGAGGATCGGAACTCAGCTCCTTACAAGCAGAAcaagaagaaaatcaaaaacattCAGCGGCCCCTAGCGAATAATTCTACCACCTATAAAATGACGTTGTAG